A single window of Granulicella mallensis MP5ACTX8 DNA harbors:
- a CDS encoding GRP family sugar transporter: MFVPSTFAVALLMTVLSTICWGSFANTFKGTRNYRFELYYWDYGLGIFLISVVLALTMGSHAGGPTAFFANLHSADPLNLFYAALGGFIFNIANVLLIAGIEIVGLAIAFPISIGIALVEGVVMSYALQPRGNLTLLSCGVLMALVAVILVGKAYGALRSGESKVSRRGVIVCVISGLLMGIFAPFVTRAMTHGNTLTPYTTAVFLTLGAFLCCFVFNPILMRKPIVGTPVAAGDYFRAPMSYHALGLLGGAIWGLGTVFNFVAASLVGVAISYAIGQASPMVACLWGVFVWKEFRGANARAKGYLTAMFAAYVFALILIARAYAA; the protein is encoded by the coding sequence ATGTTCGTTCCTTCGACCTTCGCCGTCGCGCTGCTGATGACGGTCCTCAGCACGATCTGCTGGGGTTCGTTTGCCAATACCTTCAAGGGCACGCGTAACTATCGCTTCGAGTTGTACTACTGGGACTACGGCCTCGGCATCTTCCTCATCTCGGTGGTGCTTGCGCTTACGATGGGCAGCCATGCCGGAGGGCCGACGGCGTTCTTCGCCAACCTTCATTCCGCTGACCCGCTCAATCTCTTCTACGCTGCGCTTGGCGGCTTCATCTTCAATATCGCGAATGTACTGCTGATTGCAGGCATCGAGATCGTTGGACTGGCGATTGCCTTTCCTATCTCCATCGGCATTGCGCTGGTGGAGGGCGTGGTGATGAGCTACGCGCTGCAGCCGCGCGGCAATCTGACGCTGCTCTCCTGCGGGGTGCTGATGGCGCTGGTCGCGGTGATCCTCGTTGGCAAAGCTTATGGAGCGTTGCGCTCAGGCGAATCGAAGGTGTCGCGTCGTGGGGTGATTGTCTGCGTTATCTCCGGTCTGCTGATGGGGATCTTCGCGCCGTTCGTAACCCGCGCCATGACGCACGGCAACACGCTCACACCCTATACAACGGCCGTGTTTCTTACCCTCGGCGCGTTCCTGTGCTGCTTCGTCTTCAACCCGATCCTCATGCGCAAGCCTATCGTCGGTACGCCGGTTGCGGCGGGAGATTACTTTCGCGCGCCGATGTCGTATCACGCACTGGGTCTGCTGGGAGGCGCGATCTGGGGACTTGGCACGGTGTTCAACTTCGTCGCCGCAAGCCTGGTAGGGGTAGCGATTTCGTATGCTATTGGGCAGGCCTCGCCGATGGTCGCGTGCCTGTGGGGAGTGTTTGTTTGGAAGGAGTTTCGCGGCGCGAATGCGCGTGCCAAGGGGTATCTCACCGCTATGTTCGCGGCGTATGTCTTCGCGCTTATCCTGATAGCTCGTGCCTATGCGGCGTAA
- the rbsK gene encoding ribokinase encodes MSHNVLVLGSFVADVAFRMSRLPAWGETLMGETFALGPGGKGSNQAVAAARALAGSDAKVLFLSRVGEDAFGTLARDTWKEAGVDASLVSTCSTATGAAAILIDAVKGENAIIVVPGACFTLEPADVESAAAEIGAASVFLTQLELPLDTVERGLQIARKAGVPTILNPAPAPATPLPASLIGLADYLIPNETEAALLTGLPVETVEQAGLAAAALLAAGARNVILTLGARGALVATGDGQTTLVASFNAGPVLETTGAGDAFCGGFATALAEGQPLLDAVRFGCATAGISVTRAGTAPSMPHRHEIEGLLAR; translated from the coding sequence ATGAGTCATAACGTTCTTGTGCTTGGAAGCTTTGTTGCCGATGTGGCGTTTCGCATGTCCCGTCTGCCGGCGTGGGGTGAGACGCTGATGGGAGAGACCTTCGCCCTCGGGCCCGGCGGCAAGGGCTCGAACCAGGCCGTCGCGGCTGCGCGTGCTCTTGCCGGTTCGGATGCAAAGGTGCTGTTTTTGTCCCGGGTAGGAGAGGATGCGTTTGGCACGCTGGCTCGCGATACCTGGAAGGAGGCCGGTGTGGACGCCTCGCTGGTCAGCACCTGCAGCACGGCGACCGGAGCCGCAGCGATTCTCATCGACGCTGTGAAGGGTGAGAACGCGATCATCGTTGTGCCGGGCGCCTGCTTCACGCTTGAGCCTGCCGATGTCGAGAGCGCTGCAGCGGAGATCGGCGCAGCCAGTGTCTTCCTCACCCAGCTTGAGCTTCCGCTCGACACGGTCGAGCGCGGTCTACAGATCGCCCGCAAGGCCGGTGTGCCCACGATCCTGAATCCCGCACCCGCGCCGGCGACTCCGCTGCCGGCATCGCTGATAGGTCTGGCCGATTACCTGATCCCCAATGAGACTGAAGCCGCGTTGCTGACGGGCCTGCCTGTCGAGACGGTCGAACAGGCCGGGCTGGCTGCCGCGGCACTCCTCGCTGCCGGAGCGCGAAACGTGATTCTTACGCTTGGTGCGCGAGGAGCGCTGGTGGCTACAGGCGACGGCCAGACGACGCTGGTTGCTTCTTTCAATGCAGGCCCTGTTCTCGAAACGACGGGCGCTGGCGATGCCTTCTGCGGCGGCTTTGCGACGGCACTTGCCGAAGGGCAGCCGCTGCTCGATGCGGTACGTTTTGGTTGTGCGACGGCGGGTATCTCGGTCACGCGAGCAGGCACCGCACCCTCGATGCCGCATCGGCATGAGATTGAGGGCCTGCTCGCCCGTTGA
- a CDS encoding SDR family oxidoreductase yields the protein MEIGKLKNKKVVVLGGTSGFGLATAKAAAQQGASVVISSRSKANIEKALKELPAGVEGVALDVSDEAAVTSFFDGFGEFDHLVYTAGDSLPTDLSSTAAARKVFEVRFWGAYIAAKLAFPHIRPGGSITLTNGIVGIRPWKGWSAASAGAGAMEALTRALALEMAPIRVNAVCAGVVKTALWSGMSESEREAFYAQQAKALPVGRVGEGQDIAEAYLYLMQSGFTTGQIIVIDGGAVIA from the coding sequence ATGGAGATCGGAAAACTAAAGAACAAGAAGGTTGTTGTGCTCGGGGGGACCTCAGGCTTTGGCCTGGCAACGGCGAAAGCAGCCGCCCAGCAAGGAGCATCGGTAGTCATCAGTTCCAGGAGCAAAGCGAATATCGAGAAGGCCTTGAAGGAGCTGCCCGCCGGCGTGGAAGGCGTGGCACTCGACGTCAGCGATGAGGCCGCAGTAACCAGCTTCTTCGACGGATTCGGAGAGTTCGACCATCTCGTGTATACCGCAGGCGACAGCCTGCCCACCGACCTCTCATCCACCGCAGCGGCTCGCAAGGTCTTCGAGGTGCGGTTCTGGGGAGCGTACATCGCGGCGAAGCTCGCCTTCCCACATATCCGTCCCGGCGGCTCGATCACGCTCACCAATGGCATCGTCGGCATCAGGCCCTGGAAGGGATGGAGTGCCGCCAGCGCAGGTGCCGGTGCCATGGAGGCACTGACTCGCGCTCTGGCGCTTGAGATGGCTCCCATCCGCGTCAACGCGGTCTGTGCAGGCGTGGTGAAGACAGCTCTCTGGAGCGGCATGTCCGAGTCGGAGCGCGAGGCGTTCTACGCCCAGCAGGCCAAAGCCCTGCCCGTGGGCCGGGTGGGCGAAGGGCAGGACATCGCCGAAGCCTACCTGTACCTGATGCAGTCGGGCTTCACCACCGGGCAGATCATCGTCATCGATGGCGGCGCCGTCATCGCCTAG
- a CDS encoding acyltransferase family protein, producing the protein MAKPDLSRNLSQHPEAGDARLLSLDAFRGMIIAGMILVTDPGTYSAVYPQLMHAQWNGATATDMIFPSFLVIIGVAMTFSFASRIERGADRRQILWHVLTRSVLLIFLGLLVNGFPEYNLHTIRIPGILQRIALCYFAGSLLYLAVSGKKDANTESQRLRRGTVIGAVLAGLLVLYWVLLKGYPVPGFGSGRLDSLGNVAAYFDRKIFGVQHLWAYGLTPGYGVTFDPEGLLSTLPALATLLFGVLAGEWLRTNQARGRKALVLAVAGVALVLVGLALSPLLPLNKKILTSTFAIFSGGVALLLFAGFYFVLDVKRWRRGVMPLLVFGTNAIFAFVVSSIITTLLDRWHLALGDGTLVKAHQWLYAKGFATWMQPIHASLAYAVVIVLVNLAIVYPLYRKRIFLRV; encoded by the coding sequence TTGGCGAAGCCTGATTTATCTCGGAATCTTTCACAGCATCCAGAGGCTGGAGATGCTCGCCTTCTTTCCCTCGACGCGTTTCGCGGCATGATCATCGCGGGGATGATCCTCGTTACCGATCCCGGAACTTATAGCGCTGTCTATCCGCAGTTAATGCATGCCCAGTGGAACGGAGCTACGGCGACGGACATGATCTTCCCGTCGTTCCTCGTGATCATCGGCGTTGCGATGACGTTCTCCTTTGCCTCGCGCATAGAGCGTGGCGCTGACCGGAGGCAGATCCTGTGGCATGTTCTTACCCGCAGCGTCCTCCTTATCTTTCTGGGGCTGCTGGTGAACGGATTCCCCGAGTACAACCTCCATACGATTCGCATTCCGGGAATTCTGCAGCGCATTGCGCTGTGCTACTTTGCGGGTTCTCTCCTCTACCTGGCGGTGAGCGGGAAGAAGGATGCAAATACCGAGAGCCAGCGTTTGCGTAGAGGTACTGTGATTGGAGCCGTGCTGGCTGGGCTGCTCGTTCTCTACTGGGTGTTGTTGAAGGGATATCCGGTTCCCGGCTTTGGGTCGGGAAGACTCGATTCTCTCGGCAACGTCGCAGCCTATTTCGATCGGAAGATCTTTGGAGTACAGCACCTCTGGGCCTATGGACTTACGCCGGGTTATGGGGTGACGTTCGACCCTGAAGGACTTTTGTCGACATTGCCCGCACTGGCGACTTTGCTGTTCGGTGTGCTTGCCGGGGAGTGGCTGCGGACAAACCAGGCGCGCGGAAGGAAGGCCCTTGTGCTCGCAGTCGCAGGTGTTGCGTTGGTGCTGGTTGGCCTGGCGCTTAGCCCGTTGCTGCCGCTCAACAAGAAGATCCTGACCAGTACCTTTGCGATCTTTAGCGGGGGAGTGGCACTGCTGTTGTTCGCAGGTTTTTATTTTGTGCTCGATGTGAAGCGTTGGCGCCGCGGCGTAATGCCGCTCCTTGTCTTCGGTACGAATGCGATCTTTGCTTTCGTGGTTTCCAGCATCATCACCACGTTATTAGATCGATGGCATCTGGCACTCGGCGATGGGACGCTCGTAAAGGCCCACCAGTGGTTGTATGCCAAAGGATTCGCAACGTGGATGCAGCCCATCCATGCCTCGCTCGCTTATGCCGTGGTGATCGTTCTGGTGAACCTTGCGATCGTGTATCCGCTGTATCGCAAGCGCATCTTCCTGCGAGTCTGA
- a CDS encoding SPL family radical SAM protein, translating into MAKTKTQNSAELFPILSQAPVGMARLAAEAEHADDGHLIEFKAMHSRSILNRTNSKRQLWMGYSINPYRGCEFGCKYCYARYTHEFLQPSPVSQVAPGTYDAPQQPWALAFEREIYLKENAAWLLEQELRHIDPREVIALGTATDPYQPIERRMGITRSLLEVFAKNQGYELGIITKSTLIERDVDLLQEIAKLNKLVVHITITTTDAALARMLEPRAPRPDLRFEAVRKLREAGVMTGVLCSPLLPGITDHELSVDAVAKRAAEVGASFLGAGPLFLKSCSRPTYLNFVRENFPHLSADYDRRFATMDFAAAPYRRQLAQMVKRVCERHGLGKRTIESLPEQDADTSQAPSRKTPAPVYTVDLQQQLFA; encoded by the coding sequence ATGGCGAAAACTAAGACCCAGAACTCCGCCGAACTCTTTCCCATTCTGTCGCAGGCGCCCGTAGGCATGGCCCGGCTGGCAGCGGAGGCCGAGCACGCCGACGACGGCCACCTGATCGAGTTCAAAGCCATGCACTCCCGGTCGATCCTGAACCGCACCAACTCCAAGCGGCAGCTTTGGATGGGGTATTCGATCAATCCCTATCGCGGCTGCGAGTTCGGTTGCAAGTACTGCTACGCCCGCTACACGCATGAGTTTCTGCAACCTTCGCCGGTGTCCCAGGTTGCGCCGGGAACATACGACGCTCCCCAGCAACCCTGGGCGCTGGCGTTCGAGCGCGAGATCTATCTGAAGGAGAACGCCGCATGGCTACTCGAGCAGGAGCTTCGGCACATCGACCCGCGCGAGGTCATCGCCCTGGGAACGGCCACCGATCCGTATCAGCCGATCGAACGCCGCATGGGCATCACGCGAAGCCTGCTGGAGGTCTTCGCCAAGAACCAGGGCTATGAACTGGGCATCATTACGAAGTCGACGCTGATCGAACGCGATGTCGACCTGTTGCAGGAGATTGCGAAGCTTAACAAGCTCGTCGTCCACATAACGATTACGACAACGGACGCCGCGCTGGCGCGCATGCTGGAACCCCGCGCACCCCGTCCCGACTTGCGCTTCGAAGCCGTCCGCAAGCTGCGTGAAGCCGGAGTGATGACCGGCGTCCTGTGCTCTCCCCTGTTGCCCGGCATTACCGACCATGAGCTCTCTGTAGATGCCGTCGCCAAACGAGCCGCCGAGGTTGGAGCCAGCTTTCTCGGAGCGGGTCCCCTGTTTCTAAAGTCCTGTTCGCGCCCGACGTATCTGAACTTTGTTCGCGAAAACTTTCCTCATCTGTCAGCCGACTATGACCGCCGCTTTGCCACGATGGACTTTGCCGCCGCCCCCTATCGCCGTCAACTGGCCCAGATGGTGAAACGCGTCTGCGAAAGGCATGGGTTGGGCAAACGCACGATAGAGTCACTGCCCGAACAGGACGCGGACACGTCACAGGCTCCGTCCCGTAAGACTCCCGCGCCGGTCTATACGGTTGACCTGCAACAGCAACTCTTCGCCTGA
- a CDS encoding LysR family transcriptional regulator, producing MDMRWKHLRQADLNLLVAFAIFAEELSITAAGERLFLSQPAASRTLQRLQTLFNDDLLIRGAGGYQLTPAGVRLQAELNRLLPQLDGLLGHPSFDPASEEASFRLSGPDNVCSALCPLLCQELLPSAPHVDLNFVPWSETRIGDLDRGRLDIALSNDDVLIPSHLRAQALYQERWHCIVWRGNRLPARLSLEQYLAAEHIMVSTLDSVQTIPDKRLAALGKTRRSALRLPYFGTALECLPHTKLILTATSSMARIARTNPELRVIAAPSEVTPFSFQAIWHPRLNSDPAQLWLRQHIFRLGEKLQRSLGAKG from the coding sequence ATGGACATGCGATGGAAGCATCTCCGCCAGGCCGACCTCAACCTCCTTGTTGCCTTTGCCATCTTTGCCGAGGAGTTGAGCATCACGGCAGCGGGCGAGCGGCTGTTTCTCAGCCAGCCTGCCGCCAGTCGCACGCTGCAGCGACTGCAGACACTCTTCAACGATGACCTGCTGATTCGGGGCGCTGGGGGGTATCAACTGACGCCCGCAGGGGTTCGGCTGCAGGCGGAGTTGAATCGTCTGTTGCCACAGCTCGATGGCCTGCTGGGGCATCCCAGTTTCGATCCTGCCAGCGAGGAGGCCAGTTTTCGTCTCTCCGGCCCGGACAATGTGTGTAGCGCTCTCTGTCCGCTGCTCTGCCAGGAGTTGCTGCCCTCTGCGCCCCATGTCGATCTGAATTTTGTGCCGTGGAGCGAGACGAGGATCGGCGATCTCGATCGCGGCCGTCTGGATATCGCGTTATCGAACGATGATGTGCTGATTCCATCGCATCTGCGCGCTCAGGCTCTCTACCAGGAGCGGTGGCACTGCATCGTCTGGCGCGGCAACCGATTGCCGGCGCGGCTTTCCCTGGAGCAGTATCTGGCGGCAGAGCACATTATGGTGTCTACGCTCGATTCCGTGCAGACGATTCCTGATAAACGGCTGGCGGCCCTGGGAAAGACGCGCCGTTCCGCCCTGCGTCTGCCCTACTTCGGCACAGCGCTTGAGTGTCTTCCGCATACGAAGCTGATTCTGACCGCAACGTCATCAATGGCACGCATCGCACGAACGAACCCGGAGCTTCGAGTCATCGCAGCGCCCTCTGAGGTGACTCCGTTTTCCTTTCAGGCCATCTGGCATCCGCGGCTTAACTCGGACCCGGCACAACTCTGGTTGCGGCAGCATATATTTCGTCTTGGCGAGAAGCTGCAACGTTCGCTTGGGGCGAAGGGTTAG
- a CDS encoding sulfatase-like hydrolase/transferase, with product MSMSPALDAQAPDRSVLPIQPAPFRGTIRSSFTSSTGVPPPVIRPPEGAPNVLVVLMDDAGYGQCGTFGGLIPTPTLDALASSGLRYDRFHVTALCSPSRAALLTGRNHHAVGMGTITNLATDFPGYTGAIPKSAALLPQVLQMNGYATAAFGKWHLIPENEDTPSGPFDHWPTRQGFDEYYGFLNGETDQWFPELTSGTQPVEMIPPPGRRADFTLNEDLADHAIRWIKSEKSLAPDKPFFVYFAPGATHAPLQAPKMWIDMFRGKFDMGWDRYRELVFDRQKALGVIPADAKLTPRPKEIPAWDSLTPDQKKVAARLMEVFAGFMAQTDHEVGRVIQAIHDTGQFDNTLIFFIAGDNGASLEGGLNGTANGMAAINGVPESTDDVLKLLDQLGGPTTTPHYPVGWAWAGNTPFQWGKRIGSHLGGTRDPLVVSWPKGIHDHGGIREQFEDLTDVTPTILDAAHVPVPVEVNGVKQQRMDGISMLPTFASASAPGLRTRQYFEMLGNRAIYNDGWMAASSSGLLPWVYTNQPPPDPNSRPWELYHLSQDYSEADNVASQHPEKVAELATIFDAEAKKNNVYPLDPRFGGRQPRPEGRHFTYFTNTGHLYLSLTPAYENHSHKITAYLNIPSGGANGVLMADGSKNGGFSLFLKDGRPTYTYNYFKRHVTTLSSPQPLQPGRAKVTLEFASDGHGPGKGANVTLFVNDKPVAAGRLPETVKMAFSFEDTFDIGEDTASPVGDYEGPFPFTGTIEHIDLDIEP from the coding sequence ATGTCTATGTCTCCGGCGCTTGATGCTCAGGCGCCAGACCGGTCAGTTCTGCCGATTCAGCCAGCGCCCTTCAGAGGAACAATCAGAAGTAGCTTTACAAGCTCTACCGGCGTGCCTCCGCCGGTCATCCGACCACCAGAAGGTGCGCCCAACGTTCTGGTGGTGCTGATGGATGACGCGGGTTATGGGCAATGCGGTACTTTCGGCGGGCTCATCCCGACGCCGACCCTGGACGCGCTTGCCTCGTCGGGCCTCCGCTACGATCGTTTTCACGTCACTGCGCTTTGCTCGCCCAGCAGGGCCGCCTTGCTGACAGGCCGGAATCACCATGCTGTGGGAATGGGCACAATTACAAACCTTGCAACCGACTTCCCCGGATACACAGGAGCTATACCGAAGAGTGCCGCTCTTCTGCCTCAAGTGCTACAGATGAACGGCTATGCCACCGCGGCTTTCGGGAAGTGGCATTTGATTCCTGAGAATGAGGACACGCCTTCGGGGCCGTTCGATCATTGGCCCACACGGCAAGGGTTTGACGAGTATTACGGTTTTCTGAACGGCGAAACGGATCAGTGGTTTCCAGAGCTTACATCCGGCACTCAGCCAGTGGAGATGATTCCACCGCCGGGCAGAAGAGCTGATTTCACCCTGAACGAAGACCTTGCCGATCATGCGATCCGCTGGATCAAGTCTGAAAAGTCGTTAGCGCCGGACAAGCCGTTCTTCGTATACTTCGCGCCCGGGGCAACACATGCGCCGCTTCAGGCTCCAAAGATGTGGATCGACATGTTCCGAGGCAAGTTCGATATGGGGTGGGACCGATATCGTGAGCTTGTCTTTGACCGCCAGAAGGCATTGGGGGTGATTCCTGCTGACGCGAAGTTGACACCGCGCCCGAAGGAGATTCCCGCATGGGATTCGCTTACCCCCGATCAGAAAAAGGTTGCCGCCCGGCTGATGGAGGTGTTTGCGGGCTTCATGGCGCAGACCGATCATGAGGTCGGGCGCGTGATTCAGGCTATTCACGACACAGGCCAGTTCGACAATACGCTGATCTTTTTTATCGCCGGTGACAATGGCGCAAGTTTGGAAGGCGGCCTGAATGGAACAGCCAATGGGATGGCTGCGATCAATGGCGTCCCCGAATCCACCGATGACGTCTTGAAACTGCTGGACCAACTTGGCGGTCCCACAACGACGCCACATTATCCTGTCGGCTGGGCGTGGGCTGGGAACACCCCGTTTCAGTGGGGAAAACGAATAGGCTCACATCTTGGCGGTACTCGCGACCCTCTGGTCGTGTCCTGGCCGAAGGGAATTCACGATCACGGCGGAATACGTGAACAGTTTGAAGACCTTACCGATGTAACTCCAACGATTCTCGATGCCGCACATGTTCCAGTCCCCGTTGAGGTAAATGGCGTCAAGCAGCAACGGATGGATGGTATCAGCATGTTACCTACGTTTGCCTCCGCGTCAGCACCCGGTCTGCGCACAAGGCAGTACTTCGAAATGCTGGGAAATCGAGCGATCTACAACGACGGGTGGATGGCGGCGTCCTCGAGTGGCCTGCTTCCGTGGGTATACACGAATCAGCCTCCTCCAGACCCAAATTCCCGGCCATGGGAGCTGTATCACCTGAGTCAGGACTATTCCGAAGCGGACAATGTAGCCTCGCAACATCCCGAAAAGGTTGCCGAACTTGCCACGATCTTTGACGCCGAGGCAAAGAAGAACAATGTCTATCCTCTGGATCCCAGGTTCGGAGGCAGGCAGCCTCGACCGGAAGGCAGACATTTCACGTACTTTACGAACACAGGACACCTGTATCTTTCACTTACACCTGCCTATGAGAATCATTCTCATAAAATTACGGCTTATCTGAATATTCCCAGCGGCGGCGCGAACGGTGTTCTTATGGCCGACGGCTCAAAGAATGGGGGCTTCAGTCTCTTCCTAAAGGATGGGAGACCGACGTACACGTATAACTACTTCAAACGTCACGTGACTACGTTGTCCTCACCTCAACCACTTCAGCCGGGTCGAGCTAAAGTGACATTGGAGTTTGCCTCCGACGGGCACGGCCCAGGCAAAGGTGCGAACGTTACGTTATTCGTGAACGATAAGCCCGTGGCGGCAGGCAGACTGCCCGAAACGGTTAAAATGGCGTTCTCGTTCGAAGATACGTTCGATATCGGCGAGGATACTGCATCGCCCGTTGGAGACTACGAGGGGCCCTTCCCGTTTACCGGCACCATCGAGCATATCGATCTGGATATTGAGCCCTAG
- a CDS encoding retropepsin-like aspartic protease → MKRSAVVISIFALMSLGAGVAQSSSSAAPIRRDFEMPSSIMVPSKDGVEFNAQINGRGPFTLLFDTGAGVNILSAETAQLLGLQVEGAPLQVAAAGGYATVRRARVETLQIAGLVLHNQTFYVMALPWEHRSNLAGAVGYELWSRLAIKIDYEHQQLTFSDPASFAYSGPGMKMPLKVVDRELEVRGSVAGADGIFTLDTGNEASLVMEPGFVKKNDLVHRLQAHYHGYSGSGAAGPMPTAYYARLGTLRIGRAEVDDVISLLLDGSMSPGNKNDGNIGTGLLRQFNVVLDCTHGMLYLEKNSNWGKPGIFNRAGIVTDSIIQDQKIVTILPGSPSDIAGLKVGDVILQIDGHVPSGDPLEQNDPAFLQPAGTIVRLTVKRDNIVRNFKVTLRNML, encoded by the coding sequence GTGAAACGTTCAGCCGTTGTAATCTCAATCTTCGCGCTCATGAGTCTTGGTGCCGGAGTTGCACAAAGCAGCTCCTCGGCAGCCCCAATCCGCCGGGACTTCGAGATGCCCTCTTCGATCATGGTCCCCTCAAAGGACGGAGTTGAGTTCAATGCTCAAATTAACGGACGTGGCCCTTTCACGCTCCTCTTCGATACGGGAGCAGGTGTCAATATTTTGAGCGCTGAGACGGCACAGCTATTGGGATTGCAGGTAGAAGGTGCCCCTCTACAAGTAGCTGCAGCAGGCGGCTATGCCACCGTACGCAGAGCACGGGTCGAAACTCTACAGATTGCTGGTCTTGTCCTGCATAACCAGACGTTCTATGTCATGGCCCTTCCGTGGGAGCATCGTAGCAATCTGGCCGGCGCGGTGGGCTACGAACTGTGGAGCAGACTTGCGATCAAGATCGATTACGAACATCAACAACTTACATTTAGCGATCCAGCCTCGTTTGCATACTCTGGCCCCGGCATGAAGATGCCCTTGAAAGTTGTAGACCGAGAGCTGGAGGTACGCGGAAGTGTGGCCGGGGCAGATGGAATCTTCACCCTCGATACAGGGAACGAAGCCAGCCTGGTGATGGAACCGGGATTTGTGAAGAAGAACGATCTTGTACACCGATTGCAGGCACACTATCACGGCTATTCCGGGTCAGGCGCCGCAGGTCCAATGCCGACGGCCTACTACGCCCGACTTGGCACACTCCGCATCGGCCGCGCAGAGGTAGATGATGTGATTTCCCTGCTCCTCGATGGCTCTATGAGTCCAGGGAATAAGAATGACGGCAATATTGGAACGGGTCTGCTTCGGCAATTCAATGTCGTGCTGGACTGCACACATGGCATGCTCTACCTGGAGAAAAACTCCAACTGGGGTAAACCCGGGATCTTCAACCGTGCGGGCATCGTGACAGATTCAATCATCCAGGACCAGAAGATCGTGACCATACTTCCGGGGAGCCCCTCCGATATTGCAGGATTGAAGGTCGGAGATGTAATCCTGCAGATCGATGGCCATGTGCCCAGCGGCGATCCACTTGAACAAAATGATCCTGCCTTCCTGCAGCCAGCGGGAACAATCGTGCGCCTCACGGTGAAGCGAGATAACATCGTGCGGAATTTCAAAGTAACTCTAAGGAATATGCTTTAG